In Penaeus vannamei isolate JL-2024 chromosome 4, ASM4276789v1, whole genome shotgun sequence, a single window of DNA contains:
- the LOC113829124 gene encoding beta-1,3-galactosyltransferase 5, whose product MRFLFRKKWKNGKNYAEKLPWIVIQADLLEARLGSSSSLSSRSSSPGPGSEGAAPWCQRWCGRLCLLRLAQFTLLLTLVAAAAHALIASLTTRALPPTPSPLRRPPLPPLSPALLPQPPPSALLDLQDFHFLHDAAESTCAPARLYFVFLVHSRPDHFRQRQAIRATWGGLRALEGGWAARTVFMLGEGSGGGGDAGGAGGAGGVRVGELVGLEAQRHGDLVVGAFRDHYHNLTYKHAMALRWAASRCRHAAFVVKADDDAFVDVPALRALLDRTFAAQPPRRTLACHVLPPGTRPQRSGKWAVSAADYPWPEYPQYCAGLAYVATPDAADELSRAAQAGAAPRVWVDDVWVTGLLAEALRLQHHYLNLRYSYDHTEMAQWAARARASLPPPFAFAHLDPACPDWRPTLDALWRHALAARNASADAAATDR is encoded by the coding sequence gCTGACCTGCTGGAGGCGCGGttgggcagcagcagcagcctgagcagcaggagcagcagcccCGGGCCGGGCTCCGAGGGCGCCGCCCCCTGGTGCCAGCGCTGGTGCGGCCGCCTCTGCCTCCTCCGCCTGGCGCAGTTCACGCTCCTGCTCAcgctcgtcgccgccgccgcccacgccctcatCGCGTCCCTCACCACCCGCGCCctgccgcccacgccctcgcccctGCGCCGCCCGCCCCTGCCGCCCCTCTCGCCCGCCCTCCTGCCGCAGCCGCCGCCCTCCGCCCTGCTCGACCTGCAGGACTTCCATTTCCTGCACGACGCGGCGGAGTCCACGTGCGCGCCCGCGCGCCTGTACTTCGTGTTCCTGGTGCACTCGCGCCCCGACCACTTCCGGCAGCGGCAGGCCATCCGCGCCACGTGGGGCGGCCTGAGGGCGCtggagggcgggtgggcggcccGCACCGTCTTCATGCTGGGCgagggcagcggcggcggcggggacgcgggcggcgcgggcggcgcgggcggcgtgcGGGTGGGCGAGCTGGTGGGCCTGGAGGCGCAGCGCCACGGCGACCTCGTGGTGGGCGCCTTCCGCGACCACTACCACAACCTGACGTACAAGCACGCGATGGCGCTGCGCTGGGCGGCGTCGCGCTGCCGCCACGCCGCCTTCGTGGTCAAGGCTGACGACGACGCCTTCGTCGACGTCCCGGCGCTGAGGGCGCTGCTGGACCGCACCTTCGCCGCGCAGCCGCCGCGCCGCACCCTCGCGTGCCACGTGCTGCCGCCGGGCACGCGGCCGCAGCGCAGCGGCAAGTGGGCCGTCAGCGCCGCCGACTACCCGTGGCCCGAGTACCCGCAGTACTGCGCCGGGCTGGCCTACGTGGCCACGCCCGACGCGGCCGACGAGCTGTCCCGCGCGGCGCAGGCGGGCGCGGCGCCCAGGGTGTGGGTGGACGACGTGTGGGTCACGGGGCTGCTGGCGGAGGCGCTGCGGCTGCAGCACCACTACCTCAACCTGCGCTACTCCTACGACCACACGGAGATGGCGCAGTGGGCGGCGCGCGCGCGGGCGTCGCTGCCGCCGCCCTTCGCCTTCGCCCACCTGGACCCCGCGTGCCCCGACTGGCGCCCCACGCTGGACGCGCTCTGGCGccacgccctcgccgcccgcaaCGCCTCCGCCGACGCCGCCGCGACCGACAGATAG